The genomic stretch CTGTCAAAACTAGGAAAACATCGTTGATACCATGCTGTTAACTCACATAGAGACCTTATTTGGATTTCATCATTTtttacatctctctctctgtctctctctccaccccatccccaccatctgtttgtctctgtttctctctgtctctcttttcatGTATCTAGTTCTTATAGCTCTATAGATAAAGGTAACCATCACCACAGTTGGGATACAGAACTATTTCATCACCATAAAGAaattttcaggctgggcgcgttggctcatgcctgtaatcccagcactttgggaggctgaggtgggcggatcacttgaggtcaggagttcaagaccagcctggccagcatggtgaaatcccatctctactaaaaatacaaaaaatagctgggtgtggtggcatgcacctgtaatcccagctacctgggaggctgaagcatgagaattatatgaggtacctaaaaTAATCAAGTTcatagagacacaaagtagaatggtggttgccaggggctgctgggagcaggaaatggggagttgttgaGTGAATACAgattttcagttttgcaaaatgaaaaggtCCTGGAGATTGGTTtcataacaatgtgaatacacTTAACAATACTGaagtatacacttaaaaatgaataaggccgagtgtggtagctcatgcctgtaatcccagcactttgggaggccgaggtgggcagatcatctgaggtcaggagttcgagaccagcctggccaacatggtgaaaccccgtctctactaaaaatacaaaaattagccgggcgtggtagcacacacctgtcatcccagctactcgggaggctgaggcaggagaatcacttgaacccgggaggtggagtttgcagtgagccgagatcatgccactgtactccagcctgggcaacagagcaagactccatctcaaaaaataaaataaaataaaataaaaaataaaataaaataaggaaaatattgttaaattgcaattttaaagatattttaagttCTGTGGACTATATGGTTTCTGTTATCAACCAGTCAACTCTGCTTCATCGAACAACTCATACTCAATACATACATGaataagcatggctgtgttccaataaaactttatctacaaaagcaaaacaaaacaaaacaaaagaccacCTTTGAGTTGGTCACAAACTTTGTGAAACATCATTGAGTCAGTTGCGTAAGTTATACAACAGTGACTAAGTGTGAGAACTAGTGATGACTCCCTTCATTGTTATCAGTGGAGATAGATGATGCGGACCTGGCTTATTTCTTAAGGTGCACTGTTTCAAAAAGCTACAAAAACTCAGGACAAGCTCCTAATTGTGAAGATGAACAATTTCACTCATCTTGGTCTACTGCCTTGCAGGGGTGTTTTGGTAGAGTGGTTTCTCGACAGTTTTTCTTGAAACCCAAATCCAAATCCAAAGCTTTGCTGAGTAATCCATTATCCTTGAAACAACCCCGTGAAGTTGTACTGTTATTCTTGCATTTGTACTATTATTCTTGTATTTTGGCTTGGAAGACTGTGTGCCTAGCTGCTCTGCTATCCTGTCTCtgtccagcacacacacacacacacacacacacacacatgcacgcacacacgcacacaaatgtCAACATTGGTTTCCTCTGGTTGGTGAGATCATGGGgtgttttttcatctttgttttttgagacagagtcttgctccttcgctcaggctggagtgcagttttgtgatctcggctcactgcaaccttcaccttcggggttcaagcgattgttctgcctcagcctccccagtagctggaattacagtctcccaccaccatacctggctaatttttgcatttttgttagagacagggtttcaccatgttggccaggctggtctcgaactcctggcctcaagtgatctgcccaccttggcctcccaaagtgctgggattacaggcgtgagccactgcacccggcccaggctGGGGTTTTTATTATCAGAAACTGCTAGACTTTTTCCCGAAGCGGTTGAACCATTTGACCCTCCCTTCAACCAGGTATGAGAGTTCGAGGTGCCCCACGAAGTGTGCAACATCTTGGcattttcatcttatttatttttattgaatttattgtagttttttgttatttagtttttatttcataatcataaaCTTAACTCTGCAATCCAGCTAGGCATGGAAGGGAACAAGGAAAACATGGAACCCAAAGGGAACTGCAGTGAGAGCACAAAGATTCTAGGATACTGCAAGCAAGTGGGGTGAAGGGGTGCTCTCCCGAGCTACAGAAGGAATGGTCTGGTCGTTAAGATAAAATACAAGTCAAACTTAGAGTTGTTCACAGTCAGCAATGGTGATCTCCTTGCTGGTCTTGCCATTCCTGGACCCAAAGTACTCCATGGCCTCCACAATCTTCATGCCTTCTTTCACCGTGCCAAAGACCACGTGCTTGCCATCCAACCCCTCAGTCTTGGCAGTGCAGATGAAACACTGGGAACAATTTGTATTGGGTCCAGCATTTGCCATGGACAAGATGCCAGGCCCTGTATGCTTTAGGATGAAGTTCTCATCATCAAATTTCTCCCTGTAGAGGGACTTGCCACCGGTGCCTTTATGGCGTGTGAAGTCACCACCCTGACACATAAACCCTGGAATAATTCTGTGAAAGCAGGAACCCTTATAACCAAATCCTTTCTCTCCAGTGCTCAGAGCATGAACCTTTTCTGCTGACTTTGGAAACTTATCTGCAAACAGCTCGAAGGACACATGGCCTAAGGGCTCTCCGTCAATGACAATGTCAAAGAACACGCTGGGCTTGACCGTGGCTGATAGTACAGGACTCGCAGCGGCAGTGTCTGCAaagcctattttaattttttaaaaccgaTCTGATGGGTGGGTGGTAGCGTCTAATTGTGGCTTGAATTGGATTTCCTCTCATGACAAAAGAAGTTGAGCATTGTTTCATGTGCTTTATGGCCCTTTGTATGTCTGCTGTTGTCAAGTGGACCTGTGTACACCGAGAGCTGACCCACTCATGTGTATCAGTTCTGTGGGGCTGCTGTAACGAAGtagcacaaactgggtggctttaaacaaaagaaatgtattctctcagaGCTCTGGAGACtgtaagtctgaaatcaaggtccCCACGGTGTCAGCAAGGCCACACGCCCTCAGGCTCTGCGTAGAGTCTTTCCTGGCTTCTGTTGACGGCTGCTGACCACTGGCCTTCCCTGGCTGGCAGCTGCAatactccaatctctgcctctctcttcacaTGGCCCTCTCCCTTTGTGTCTGTCTTcatattttcttccctctttttataaggacac from Pan paniscus chromosome 20, NHGRI_mPanPan1-v2.0_pri, whole genome shotgun sequence encodes the following:
- the LOC100980727 gene encoding peptidyl-prolyl cis-trans isomerase A gives rise to the protein MPATVKPSVFFDIVIDGEPLGHVSFELFADKFPKSAEKVHALSTGEKGFGYKGSCFHRIIPGFMCQGGDFTRHKGTGGKSLYREKFDDENFILKHTGPGILSMANAGPNTNCSQCFICTAKTEGLDGKHVVFGTVKEGMKIVEAMEYFGSRNGKTSKEITIADCEQL